The Pyrenophora tritici-repentis strain M4 chromosome 2, whole genome shotgun sequence genome window below encodes:
- a CDS encoding GyrB, Type IIA topoisomerase (DNA gyrase-topo II, topoisomerase IV), B subunit has protein sequence MSDMEDSIFDEGASSDFAPPAKPAKAAKVAKPKAAAPKKAAGTAKPRGRPAGATAKPKAKAAPKKKKADDSDMDENSDIDMDEDPVDDDESLLKDTPPKAKKAPGPKKSSGKPLADIPNESFGGDDDDDVPISKPKKGGASSKYQMLTHLEHIMKRPDTYIGSVERQTDKMWVYNSESDSMEFRDVTYVPGLYKIFDEILVNAADNKQNDKNMSEIRVTVDRETGEISIKNDGKGIPIEIHKEHGIYVPEMIFGHLLTSSNYDDDQQKVTGGRNGYGAKLCNVFSTEFTVETVDSKQKKKYRQTWTENMSKMGKAKISDIKSDDYTKVSWKADYARFGMTGIDDDFEAMVKRRTYDMAGTLRGVKVYLNGDRIKLTSFAKYMEMYTKSISRDQGKSEDDKEKDVIITDKLDRWDIGFAVSDGSFNQVSFVNSIATTSGGTHVNHIADQIVEKLMAIVNKKNKAAVKLKPAQIKNHLFLFVNCSIVNPAFTSQTKEQLTTRPSQFGSKPVLSDKFLNAIAKTDVIQNIMHFAQQKADQMMKKTDGNKRNRISNAKLTDANKAGTKDGHLCTLILTEGESASVLALAGRAVVNQDLFGVFPLRGKLLNVRDATVDQIMKNAEIQNIKKFMGLQHKKEYTMADMKSLRYGHLMIMTDQDHDGSHIKGLLINFLQCQFPSLLKIPGFLLEFITPIVKVWKGDPKNPRNMKSFFSMPEYEEWKEQHQHEKGWDHKYYKGLGTSDIPDAQIYFKDLDTHMKRFQVMREEEEKLIELAFSKKKADARKDWLRDFVPGQHLDLTTPDISYDDFVNKELILFSMADNVRSIPSVIDGLKPGQRKVLYTCFRRNIKKDVKVVELAGSVSGSTDYAHGEASMQGTIVNLAQNFVGTNNINYLEPSGNFGSRLKGGADAASARYIYTRLSPFARRIFHGHDDALLKYGESDGHKIEPEMFVPILPTILINGSSGIGTGWSSEIPNFNPMDIIANIRRRMEPGATKDDMTPMIPWYKGFTGTTTEIGPDRYQFTGTVRQTGDNEVEITELPVRYWTQDFKEKLEEIIKAEKAPSYIKDYIDYNTPDRVHFIIKMEDKYMAEAVTKGLEEYFKLFKPQSTSNLVAFDAHGRIHKYATVLDIIEEFYHIRLRYYEKRKQHQLQVMEKEHLKMTNQAKFIQMIIDGKLTVSKKKKAVLVQELKKLGFTPFPKVEEAKQAGEVEDYQEDEASEDADVEVSANDYDYLLGMAIWSLTQERVEKLMKQIGEKQHEIDTLIKLSPKDIWNVDLDAFMDEWNLQLEEEAKRKKKIAGITRRASQKLGIAAGKSSKGKKKRKMDGSDSDDSGSDFGPVKKKAKPKKEGLLGYLQSEPAKKPSAAEALKSSSAFGSTALQKQGTLLTHLVKKKEEPPQVDGAAESRSASVDPKPAPAKRGRPAASKPVKKDPVISDDDESDVFAAVAQEAAKEPSKSAAPSRAARGATKQVAKYNLGSDSDDDEDLLGDVSSMVKTIGSATNGVPMFKATTSARPGSNGSARPGSSAVGKKSSTLEIDDNETNYEGLMPQPSPKRPAPRNVNDTIMSSDDDNSDLVIKKPAASKLTAKPAAKSKTAAAKPVPKAKALAKKPAAQSPAAKAYAKKHGKDAESAKPVPKAKKPITIDSDDEDEEMEDADALANDILSDEDEDEDEPTPKPAARKPAAGAARPGRRAAAAKPAKYVVSDDDESDAVSEPSFDDDDDSE, from the exons ATGAGCGACATGGAGGACTCGATCTTTGACGAAGGCGCCAGTTCCGACTTTGCGCCCCCTGCGAAACCTGCAAAAGCCGCCAAAGTGGCGAAACCAAAGGCAGCAGCACCAAAGAAAGCAGCAGGAACTGCAAAACCACGAGGCCGACCTGCGGGTGCCACTGCAAAGCCAAAGGCGAAGGCTGCgcccaagaagaagaaagcagACGATTCAGACATGGATGAGAACTCCGACATAGACATGGACGAGGACCCAGTCGACGATGACGAGTCGCTACTCAAAGACACACCACCAAAGGCCAAAAAGGCGCCCGGCCCAAAGAAGTCGAGCGGCAAGCCACTTGCAGACATCCCGAATGAGAGCTTTGGCGgagacgacgacgatgatgtCCCCATTTCAAAGCCGAAGAAGGGCGGCGCGAGTAGCAAATACCAAATG CTGACACATCTGGAACATATTATGAAGCGACCCGATACCTACATTGGCTCTGTGGAGCGACAGACAGACAAGATGTGGGTGTACAACTCCGAGAGCGATTCGATGGAGTTCCGCGACGTAACCTATGTGCCCGGTCTATACAAAATCTTCGATGAGATTCTTGTGAACGCGGCAGATAACAAGCAGAACGACAAGAACATGAGCGAGATTCGAGTTACCGTTGATCGGGAGACTGGCGAGATCTCCATCAAGAACGACGGCAAAGGAATTCCAATTGAGATCCACAAA GAACACGGCATTTATGTACCAGAGATGATTTTTGGTCACCTCCTTACCTCCTCCAACTACGACGACGATCAGCAAAAGGTCACCGGTGGTCGCAACGGTTACGGAGCCAAGCTCTGTAACGTTTTCAGTACAGAATTCACAGTCGAGACTGTTGACTcgaagcagaagaagaagtaCAGGCAGACCTGGACGGAGAACATGAGCAAAATGGGCAAGGCCAAGATCAGCGATATCAAGTCAGACGATTACACCAAGGTCAGCTGGAAGGCCGACTACGCCCGGTTCGGCATGACAGGAATTGACGATGATTTCGAAGCGATGGTCAAGCGCAGGACCTACGACATGGCTGGTACGCTGCGCGGCGTCAAGGTCTACCTCAACGGCGACCGTATCAAGCTTACATCGTTCGCCAAGTACATGGAGATGTACACCAAGTCTATCTCCCGCGACCAGGGCAAGAGCGAGGACGACAAGGAGAAGGACGTCATCATCACAGACAAGCTCGACCGCTGGGACATTGGTTTCGCCGTCTCAGATGGTTCTTTCAACCAGGTCTCGTTCGTCAACTCTATCGCCACAACGTCCGGTGGTACGCATGTGAACCACATTGCCGATCAGATTGTCGAAAAGCTCATGGCCATCGtaaacaagaagaacaaggCTGCTGTCAAGCTCAAGCCCGCGCAGATCAAGAACCATCTGTTCCTTTTCGTCAACTGTTCCATCGTCAATCCGGCCTTTACCTCCCAAACGAAGGAGCAGCTCACCACCAGGCCCAGTCAATTCGGTAGCAAGCCTGTCTTGAGCGACAAGTTCCTGAACGCCATCGCAAAGACCGACGTCATCCAGAACATCATGCATTTTGCTCAGCAGAAGGCTGATCagatgatgaagaagacCGACGGCAACAAGCGCAACCGTATCAGCAATGCCAAGCTCACAGATGCTAATAAGGCTGGTACCAAGGATGGACATCTCTGCACTCTCATCCTCACTGAGGGTGAGTCAGCTAGTGTACTCGCCTTGGCAGGACGCGCTGTCGTGAACCAGGATCTGTTTGGTGTCTTCCCGCTACGTGGTAAGCTCCTCAACGTTCGAGACGCCACTGTAGACCAGATCATGAAGAATGCCGAAATCCAGAACATCAAGAAGTTTATGGGTCTTCAACACAAGAAGGAGTATACCATGGCAGATATGAAGAGCTTGCGCTACGGTCATCTCATGATCATGACCGATCAGGATCACGACGGTAGCCATATCAAGGGTCTGTTGATCAACTTTCTCCAATGCCAATTCCCTAGCTTGCTCAAGATCCCGGGCTTCCTGCTGGAATTCATCACGCCCATCGTCAAGGTCTGGAAGGGCGATCCCAAGAATCCGCGCAACATGAAGAGCTTCTTCTCCATGCCTGAGTACGAGGAGTGGAAAGAACAGCACCAGCATGAGAAGGGATGGGACCACAAGTACTACAAGGGATTGGGTACCAGTGACATCCCTGACGCACAAATCTACTTCAAGGACCTTGATACGCACATGAAGCGCTTCCAGGTCATGcgcgaagaagaagagaagctCATCGAGCTAGCCTTCtccaagaagaaggcagATGCTCGTAAAGATTGGTTACGCGACTTTGTTCCTGGTCAGCATCTCGATCTTACGACTCCCGACATCTCTTACGACGACTTCGTGAACAAGGAGTTGATCCTCTTCTCCATGGCCGATAACGTTCGATCTATCCCCTCGGTCATCGATGGTCTCAAACCAGGTCAGCGCAAGGTTCTGTACACCTGCTTCAGGCGCAACATCAAGAAAGATGTCAAGGTGGTTGAGCTCGCCGGTTCCGTCTCTGGTTCCACCGATTACGCACACGGAGAAGCTTCTATGCAAGGAACGATTGTTAATCTTGCGCAGAACTTTGTCGGTACCAACAACATCAATTATCTCGAACCTAGCGGTAACTTTGGTTCTCGTCTCAAGGGTGGTGCCGATGCTGCCAGCGCCAGGTACATCTACACTCGCCTTTCGCCTTTTGCGCGCCGTATCTTCCATGGACACGATGACGCGCTATTGAAGTATGGCGAGTCGGACGGCCACAAGATTGAGCCAGAAATGTTTGTGCCTATCTTGCCCACGATTCTCATCAACGGTTCTAGTGGTATCGGTACTGGTTGGAGCTCTGAAATCCCAAACTTCAACCCGATGGACATCATCGCGAATATCAGGCGTCGCATGGAGCCAGGTGCCACCAAAGATGACATGACGCCGATGATTCCTTGGTACAAAGGTTTCACTGGTACAACAACCGAGATAGGCCCTGATCGGTACCAGTTCACAGGAACTGTCCGACAGACTGGTGACAACGAGGTCGAGATCACTGAACTGCCAGTTCGCTACTGGACTCAGGACTTCAAGGAAAAGCTCGAGGAGATCATCAAGGCTGAGAAGGCTCCGTCGTATATCAAGGATTACATTGATTACAATACTCCTGATCGCGTTCATTTCATCATCAAAATGGAAGACAAGTATATGGCAGAGGCGGTCACCAAGGGCTTGGAGGAGTATTTCAAGCTGTTCAAGCCTCAGTCGACGAGCAATCTGGTCGCATTCGACGCACATGGACGCATTCACAAGTACGCAACTGTTCTCGATATTATTGAGGAGTTCTACCACATCCGCCTGCGATACTACGAGAAGCGAAAACAGCATCAGCTCCAGGTCATGGAGAAGGAGCACCTCAAGATGACAAATCAAGCCAAGTTCATCCAAATGATCATCGACGGAAAGCTTACGGTctccaagaagaagaaggctgtCCTCGTTCAAGAGCTCAAGAAGCTCGGCTTCACACCTTTCCCAAAGGTCGAAGAAGCCAAGCAAGCTGGCGAGGTTGAGGACTACCAGGAGGACGAAGCGTCAGAAGACGCTGACGTGGAAGTGTCCGCAAACGACTATGACTACCTGCTGGGC ATGGCCATTTGGTCGCTTACTCAAGAGCGTGTCGAAAAGCTTATGAAGCAGATCGGCGAGAAGCAGCACGAAATCGACACCCTCATCAAGCTCTCACCTAAAGACATCTGGAATGTTGATCTTGATGCCTTCATGGACGAGTGGAACCTTCAGCTGGAAGAGGAGGCCAAGCGCAAGAAGAAGATTGCTGGCATCACCCGCCGTGCATCCCAGAAGCTTGGCATCGCCGCGGGCAAGAGTAGCAAgggaaagaagaagaggaagatgGACGGCAGCGATTCGGACGACTCCGGGTCTGACTTTGGCCCAGTTAAGAAAAAGGCGAAGCCGAAAAAGGAGGGCTTGCTCGGCTATCTCCAGTCAGAACCTGCCAAGAAGCCTAGTGCAGCGGAAGCTCTTAAGAGTAGCAGTGCATTTGGCTCCACGGCACTGCAGAAGCAAGGGACCTTGCTCACGCACTTAGTCAAGAAGAAAGAGGAACCGCCGCAAGTTGATGGCGCAGCGGAAAGCAGATCTGCATCTGTAGATCCGAAGCCAGCTCCGGCCAAACGGGGTCGACCGGCCGCTTCGAAGCCTGTCAAAAAGGATCCAGTCATATCTGATGACGACGAGTCTGATGTGTTTGCCGCCGTCGCTCAAGAGGCCGCCAAGGAGCCCAGTAAGAGTGCTGCTCCCTCACGAGCTGCTCGCGGTGCAACCAAACAGGTGGCCAAGTACAATCTCGGCAGCGACTCcgacgatgacgaggatCTTCTCGGCGATGTAAGCAGCATGGTGAAAACAATCGGATCTGCTACGAACGGGGTTCCTATGTTCAAGGCAACTACCAGTGCCCGCCCTGGTAGCAATGGAAGCGCCCGTCCTGGCAGTTCGGCAGTTGGAAAGAAGAGCAGCACGCTCGAAATCGACGACAACGAGACTAATTACGAGGGTCTGATGCCCCAGCCATCACCTAAGCGTCCCGCGCCTCGCAACGTCAACGATACCATCATGAGCTCAGATGATGACAACTCCGATCTCGTTATCAAGAAGCCAGCCGCCAGCAAACTCACTGCCAAACCTGCCGCAAAATCCAAGACAGCAGCCGCCAAACCAGTACCAAAGGCAAAGGCCTTAGCCAAGAAGCCCGCTGCTCAGAGCCCGGCTGCCAAAGCCTACGCGAAGAAACATGGCAAAGATGCTGAGTCTGCTAAACCCGTACCCAAAGCTAAGAAGCCCATCACCATTGACTCtgacgacgaggacgaggaaATGGAGGATGCTGATGCCCTTGCCAACGACATTCTCTCCGAcgaagatgaggatgaggatgagcCGACCCCTAAGCCCGCGGCACGTAAACCTGCTGCTGGCGCTGCTCGACCTGGTCGTAGGGCCGCTGCTGCTAAGCCAGCCAAGTACGTGGTCAGCGACGATGATGAGTCGGATGCTGTATCTGAGCCTAGCTtcgatgacgacgatgacaGCGAGTAG